In Thermomicrobiales bacterium, the genomic window AGAGCTCGCGCGAGGCAACGATCGTCGAGCCTGCGTTCACGCAGCTCAGGATCGCGGCATGCAGCGCGCCCATACCGCTGCCGAAGACGATCGCGTCCTCGGTGCCTTCGAGGGTGGCAAGGGCTACTTCCAGGGCCCGGATGGTGGGATTTCCGTGCCGGGCATAGTTGTACCCCGGTTGTTCTCCAGCGAAGACCGCGTCGAGCGACTCCATGTCCGGGTGGATGAACGTGGTGGTGGAGAAGATCGGCGTCGTGGTGGAGCGTTCGACCGGGAGTGGGATGCGCTCGCCGGCATGGACGGCACGAGTGGCCATGCCGCGTTGCCGAAGCGGCTGAGAACCGATCTGATCGTCCACCTGTGATGACCCCTGACACTGGAAGCGCCCCGGCTGCGCGCCCGTCAGCCAGTCCGTGGGAGAGTATAGGAGGAGGCTCCGCGAACGGATCTCAGGGTCATCGCAATCGGCGCGCTGGATTCCAGTTGTTCCGACGATCAGCCAGAATCGAGCTGGAAGGTGTCTGCGGGTACGAGATTGGCCACCACCGCTTCCAGCGACGGTATGCGCTCCAGAAAGACGACCAGATTCCAATGAGCGGGGTTTGCCGGGAGTGCCAGTGATGGAACGACGATCCCGTGCGCGCCGCGGACATGGCGCAGGAACCCGGCCGTGGCGCGTGCAACCGCGCGGTCGGCAAAGCAACCGGGGGCATTCGGAATCGCCAGCCCGTCGATGACAGCGGCGTCGGTAAGATCGAAGACGCGCTCCAGGGAGAGCTCGATGGCGTAAACCCTGCGTTCCTGCAGCAGAGGTGCGAGGTCGGGATGCCGGTCTCGCTGGAAATGCGCAGCGAGTTCGGCCCGCGCGGTTTCGCGCGAGTTCGCGAGCAGCAAAGTCGGCTCACCGGGGGCATTCCAGCGCTGCTCGCGCGAACGGCCCGCCAGATGCGTATCGAGCGGCGGAAAGGGTGACTGGACCGGAATCTGCCGGTAGACGACACCGTGCCAGGGTCTCGGATCGAAAGCGGTCATTGGTCAGGGGCCAATGCCGTCGTAGTCCGTCGCCAGGAGCGCGAGCACCGCACCCGATTGGCGGCGTTCGATCAACTGCAACGGTGTCGCGCCGTCGTAGCCCGGCAGCGGCAGAGCGAGAAAGCGGCGCATCCCGTCGGTGCCGAACACGATGGTCGCCAAATCGACGATCTCGCGCAGTTCGGCAAGCAGCCTGCGTCCAGCCGCGTCCTTCGGAAGCGAACCTTTCGCCTCCCAGCGCTCGATAGTCTTGGCGCTGACGTCGAAGACGCGCGCCAATTTCTCACGGGAGAGGTCGAGATCGGCCCGCACGCGCTTGACCTCGTAGGACCTGGTTTGTTCGGTGAGCGTCGTGACCATCGTCGAAGTATAGACATTTGTCGAATCCGAGACAGAATCGGCTGGTGACGCCCACGAATGCGAGATGGAACCATGCGCCGCGCTGGTCAACTCCCGGCAATGACGTAGCCGTGAAATCAGTATGTATACCGATGCCAACGCGGTCATCGGCGCGCAGGATACGTATCAGCGCACCAACTGGCGCCGTGTTGGGAGATCCAGCGCTTTCAGGTCGCGGCTCGTACGATCGAGGCGTCTGGCCACACCACTGCGGGCACGCGCCTTGTCACTCGATCATTGATCGGATTGTGTTGTATGGATGACGTATCGAAGCAGAACAATCGCATTCTCTATCTGCTTTGCCTCTGCCTGATCATGGGTGTGCTCAATTTTCTCGCGATGACCCCGTTCTATCCCGAGGTGTCTTCCGATCTCGGCGTGTCGATTTCCCTTCTGGGGCAGGTTGTCACGTTCATGGTGCTGTTGAGCGCCGTTCTCGGGCTTGCGATCGGTCCGATTGTCGATCGTTGCGGCTATCGTCTACCGCTGACCATCGGGGTTTGCTGCGTCGCCATCAACGTGACCGGCGCGGGGCTGGCTCCCTCATTTCCCTGGTTGCTGAGCATCAGCCTCGTCGGCGGGCTCGCGGACGCGCTGACGTTTGGCATTCCGTTCGCTATCGTAGGCGTCATCTTTTCGCCGGATGATCGGAAACGTGCCCTCAGCTGGCTGGTTGGGTCGATGAGCGTTGGCGGGATCATCGGGATCCCGTTGCTCACGGTCCTCGGCAGCGCCACCAGCTGGCGGGTGGCCATGATTGCGCTCGGCGGAATCGCGGTATGCATTGCGGTGCTGACACTCATCGTCATTCCCAAAGACCGCCGCCGGTCTGAAATCCCTTGGAGTTTCCATGTGTTCACGGCTGCCTATGCTCCTGTGCTGGGTCACGCTTCGACAGTCCGCCTATTGACGGCAACCGCAATTCGCTCGATCTGCTGGCTTGGGGTGCTCACCTACCTGGGAGCGTACCTGGGTCAGGAACATGATTTGAGCACCAAAGGGATCGGGCTCGTCTACACCATCGGCGCGACCGGCTATGCGTTCGGGAGCTCGATTGCGGGACGATTGATCGGCCGTGTGGCGGCGCGGATAGTCGTGGGCATCATGTGCGTCGTGACCGCGCTTGCCACGGTAGCGGCGGGCTTCGCCATCAATGTGGGTTTCGCGGTCGGTTCGATTGTGGTTATGGCGATGGCAAGCGCTGTGATCGCAATCGGCGTGACCCTGTTGCTGTCGACCGAGAGCCTGGGCGAGCAAGGAACCACGATGCTGCTGAACGGATCGATGGTCAATTTTGGCGGGGCGGCCGGCGCGGCGATTGGCGGAGGTTTGATCGCTATGGGCGGGTATCAGGCGTTTGGCCTTGGGCTTTCTGCGTTTTCCCTGTTGGGAGCGGTGTTGGTGTTGTGGCCACAACGCCGGGAGCGTGATGTGCACACACCGTTGCACCCGGGTGTTGCAACCGAGGAGCCGGAAACAGCGGCGTCGATTTGACGTCGCTGTTTCCGTGCGGTGTGCTGGCGGCTTTCCTTACTGCAGATAGTCTCCTGCGACCCAGCCAGTGCCGTAGGGGGTCGAGACCCGATACCAGCCGTACGTGTTGGCAAAGATCGGGCCGGAGATGATCGTTACCACCGTGCCAGCGGGGAGGATCGCGATGGTGCCGTAACCGGTGCCAGCGCCGGTGCGCAGCCGCAGTGACGTGGTGGTGTATGGCGTCTCACCCGGGACGAAGCTGACATTGTTGTCCTGGAAGGCGAGGTAGGTGCCGATGATGTATCCGGCCACCGTGCCGTACTGGACGTTGTACCAGCCGTTCGAGGTCGGGCCAGACAGCACCGTCACCGGCCCATTTCTGGGAATCACGAGCAGCACGCTGTAATTGGTGCCAGCTCCGCTGCGCAGATTCACCGCCGTGGTGGCGTACCCCCAGGCCGGGTAGAGCAGCATGTAGTCAGCGAACGCGTAGCCGTAGGTCGAGCCGTAGCGGACGCGGGCATATCCGGTAGCGCTGATACCGTAGTCCGGGTACCAAACCGGGGTCGACCCGGCTGGCATCACCGCCAACACGGCCGAAGAACTCGAGGCCGAAGCGCGCAGATTGAGGCTCTGGGTCACATATGCCGGGCACGGGCCGCACGATTGCGCGCTTGCCTGTTGCGGCTGTTGCACGGCGCCAAGCGCCATCGCGGCGAGAAGGAGTAACGCGAGGAATCCTCTCTTCATTGCACATTCCCTTGTCGTTGCCCGGCATACGCCAAAGTTGCGGGTTGGCGCATGCTCCCGGTTTCCACAGCGTGAAATCGCCGTTACCGGCGAGCGCATAATTCGACGGTACCGAACGCGTGCCCTCACGTCAACTTGAACGTACGACCAATGGAGGTGTGGGATCGATCATCAGGCGTCATTCGGCGCGTGGGTTGACATAGATGCCGGCATTTTGTCGATTCGGCGCGGTCATCCTCAAAGGAAACGCTACGGAAACGCTACGGAAACGCCCAGGTTCGGCGCAGAAGTATGGGACGGCGCTTCTTGTCTACTCGGCACGGA contains:
- a CDS encoding RES family NAD+ phosphorylase, whose protein sequence is MTAFDPRPWHGVVYRQIPVQSPFPPLDTHLAGRSREQRWNAPGEPTLLLANSRETARAELAAHFQRDRHPDLAPLLQERRVYAIELSLERVFDLTDAAVIDGLAIPNAPGCFADRAVARATAGFLRHVRGAHGIVVPSLALPANPAHWNLVVFLERIPSLEAVVANLVPADTFQLDSG
- a CDS encoding MFS transporter; translation: MDDVSKQNNRILYLLCLCLIMGVLNFLAMTPFYPEVSSDLGVSISLLGQVVTFMVLLSAVLGLAIGPIVDRCGYRLPLTIGVCCVAINVTGAGLAPSFPWLLSISLVGGLADALTFGIPFAIVGVIFSPDDRKRALSWLVGSMSVGGIIGIPLLTVLGSATSWRVAMIALGGIAVCIAVLTLIVIPKDRRRSEIPWSFHVFTAAYAPVLGHASTVRLLTATAIRSICWLGVLTYLGAYLGQEHDLSTKGIGLVYTIGATGYAFGSSIAGRLIGRVAARIVVGIMCVVTALATVAAGFAINVGFAVGSIVVMAMASAVIAIGVTLLLSTESLGEQGTTMLLNGSMVNFGGAAGAAIGGGLIAMGGYQAFGLGLSAFSLLGAVLVLWPQRRERDVHTPLHPGVATEEPETAASI
- a CDS encoding SH3 domain-containing protein; amino-acid sequence: MKRGFLALLLLAAMALGAVQQPQQASAQSCGPCPAYVTQSLNLRASASSSSAVLAVMPAGSTPVWYPDYGISATGYARVRYGSTYGYAFADYMLLYPAWGYATTAVNLRSGAGTNYSVLLVIPRNGPVTVLSGPTSNGWYNVQYGTVAGYIIGTYLAFQDNNVSFVPGETPYTTTSLRLRTGAGTGYGTIAILPAGTVVTIISGPIFANTYGWYRVSTPYGTGWVAGDYLQ